One region of Streptomyces capillispiralis genomic DNA includes:
- the pruA gene encoding L-glutamate gamma-semialdehyde dehydrogenase: MDAVTQVPTPVNEPVHGYAPGTPERARLEAKLKELADNPIDLTCTIGGERRMGGGEAFQVVQPHNHRAVLGTYRNATQQDAQDAIDAALAAAPAWRAMSFDDRAAIILRAAELLAGPWRETIAASTMLGQSKTAQQAEIDSPCELVDFWRFNVHYARGILAEQPPANSPGVWNRLDHRPLEGFVYAITPFNFSAIAANLPTAPALMGNVVVWKPSPTQTHAAVLLMRLLEEAGLPKGVINLLTGDGIAVSEVALAHRDLAGIHFTGSTKTFQHLWKTVGNNIEKYRTYPRLVGETGGKDFVVAHPSADPAILKTALTRGAFEYQGQKCSATSRAYIPASIWNSGFKEEFAAEVDGIRMGDVTDLSNFIGAVIDERSFAKNKAAIDRAKEDASCTVVAGGTYDDSEGWFVRPTVIECTDPENEVFRTEYFGPILAVHVYEDDKYDEMLTQMESVSDYALTGSVIANDRAAAAYTMDKLRYAAGNFYINDKSTGAVVGQQPFGGGRASGTNDKAGAPQNLMRWTLTRAIKETLVPPTDYTYPHMG, from the coding sequence ATGGACGCTGTGACCCAGGTCCCCACCCCCGTCAACGAGCCGGTGCACGGCTACGCCCCCGGGACGCCCGAGCGCGCCCGGCTGGAGGCCAAGCTCAAGGAGCTGGCCGACAACCCGATCGACCTCACCTGCACCATCGGCGGGGAGCGCCGGATGGGCGGCGGCGAGGCCTTCCAGGTCGTCCAGCCGCACAACCACAGGGCCGTGCTCGGCACCTACCGCAACGCCACGCAGCAGGACGCCCAGGACGCCATCGACGCGGCGCTGGCCGCCGCGCCCGCCTGGCGCGCGATGTCCTTCGACGACCGCGCGGCGATCATCCTGCGCGCCGCCGAGCTGCTGGCCGGTCCCTGGCGCGAGACCATCGCCGCCTCCACCATGCTGGGCCAGTCCAAGACCGCCCAGCAGGCCGAGATCGACAGCCCCTGCGAGCTGGTCGACTTCTGGCGCTTCAACGTCCACTACGCGCGCGGCATCCTGGCCGAGCAGCCCCCGGCCAACTCGCCGGGCGTGTGGAACCGCCTGGACCACCGCCCGCTGGAGGGCTTCGTCTACGCGATCACGCCGTTCAACTTCTCGGCGATCGCGGCCAACCTGCCGACCGCGCCCGCGCTGATGGGCAACGTCGTCGTGTGGAAGCCGTCTCCGACGCAGACCCACGCCGCCGTGCTGCTGATGCGGCTGCTGGAGGAGGCCGGTCTGCCCAAGGGCGTCATCAACCTGCTCACCGGTGACGGCATCGCCGTCTCCGAGGTCGCCCTGGCCCACCGCGACCTGGCCGGCATCCACTTCACCGGCTCGACCAAGACCTTCCAGCACCTGTGGAAGACGGTCGGCAACAACATCGAGAAGTACCGCACCTACCCGCGCCTGGTCGGTGAGACCGGCGGCAAGGACTTCGTCGTCGCCCACCCGAGCGCCGACCCCGCGATCCTCAAGACCGCGCTGACCCGCGGTGCCTTCGAGTACCAGGGCCAGAAGTGCTCGGCGACCTCCCGGGCGTACATCCCGGCGTCGATCTGGAACTCCGGCTTCAAGGAGGAGTTCGCGGCGGAGGTCGACGGCATCAGGATGGGTGACGTCACCGACCTGTCCAACTTCATCGGCGCCGTCATCGACGAGCGGTCCTTCGCCAAGAACAAGGCCGCCATCGACCGCGCCAAGGAGGACGCCTCCTGCACCGTCGTCGCGGGCGGCACCTACGACGACTCCGAGGGCTGGTTCGTCCGCCCGACCGTCATCGAGTGCACCGACCCGGAGAACGAGGTGTTCCGCACCGAGTACTTCGGCCCGATCCTCGCGGTGCACGTCTACGAGGACGACAAGTACGACGAGATGCTGACCCAGATGGAGTCCGTCTCCGACTACGCGCTGACCGGCTCCGTCATCGCGAACGACCGCGCGGCGGCGGCGTACACGATGGACAAGCTGCGCTACGCGGCCGGCAACTTCTACATCAACGACAAGTCGACCGGCGCCGTCGTCGGCCAGCAGCCCTTCGGCGGCGGCCGTGCCTCCGGCACCAACGACAAGGCCGGCGCCCCGCAGAACCTGATGCGCTGGACCCTGACCCGCGCCATCAAGGAGACGCTGGTCCCGCCGACCGACTACACCTACCCGCACATGGGCTGA
- a CDS encoding proline dehydrogenase family protein has translation MLGPVILAASRSDRMRRLVSAAPVTRPVVDRFIPGETVDEILPIIRELTGDGLELTMDVVGEDITTPGQAAAARDAYLELIDRLKPLELGTRAEMSVKLSMFGQALDGGHELALANVRPVVEAAAEIGTTVTLDAEDHTTLDSMFAIHEELRKDVPQTGCVIQAYLFRTEEDARRLAANGSRVRLVKGAYKEPAEVAYQQKHEIDKAYVRVLRTLMDGEGYPMIGSHDPRLISIAQELAHRAGRKPDEYEFQMLYGIRSDEHLRLAAEGHRMRVYTAYGTDWYGYFMRRLAEKPANLRFFVRSMITKG, from the coding sequence GTGCTGGGTCCCGTGATTCTTGCCGCGTCGCGCAGCGACCGTATGCGACGCCTGGTCTCGGCGGCCCCGGTGACCAGGCCGGTCGTCGACCGCTTCATCCCCGGCGAGACCGTGGACGAGATCCTGCCGATCATCCGGGAGCTCACGGGCGACGGCCTGGAACTCACCATGGACGTCGTCGGCGAGGACATCACCACCCCCGGGCAGGCCGCCGCCGCCCGCGACGCCTACCTGGAGCTGATCGACCGGCTGAAGCCGCTGGAGCTCGGCACCCGCGCCGAGATGTCGGTGAAGCTGTCGATGTTCGGCCAGGCACTGGACGGCGGCCACGAGCTGGCCCTCGCCAACGTCCGCCCGGTCGTCGAGGCCGCCGCCGAGATCGGCACCACGGTCACGCTGGACGCCGAGGACCACACCACCCTCGACTCGATGTTCGCCATCCACGAGGAGCTGCGCAAGGACGTCCCCCAGACCGGCTGCGTCATCCAGGCCTACCTCTTCCGCACCGAGGAGGACGCGCGCCGCCTCGCCGCGAACGGCAGTCGCGTACGGTTGGTGAAGGGGGCCTACAAGGAACCCGCCGAGGTCGCCTACCAGCAGAAGCACGAGATCGACAAGGCGTACGTGCGCGTCCTGCGGACGCTGATGGACGGCGAGGGCTACCCGATGATCGGGTCCCACGACCCGCGCCTGATCTCCATCGCCCAGGAGCTCGCCCACCGCGCCGGACGCAAGCCCGACGAGTACGAGTTCCAGATGCTGTACGGCATCCGCAGCGACGAGCACCTGCGGCTGGCCGCCGAGGGCCACCGCATGCGCGTCTACACGGCCTACGGCACCGACTGGTACGGCTACTTCATGCGCCGCCTCGCGGAGAAGCCGGCCAACCTGCGCTTCTTCGTCCGCAGCATGATCACCAAGGGCTGA
- a CDS encoding PucR family transcriptional regulator — MYEGLPVLRQNARVTSEYRDDYQELVDEISELLGAPATLENRDFELIAFGAYDSEGDLDPSALDPVRARSILTRRSTAAVRSWFEGFGITRATGPVRIPRTPEAGVHRGRICLPVRHRGVALGYVWLLEDEPGPSEQQLGAAMGVTARIGALLADEAQHGADLTRELRAVLTADRDWQREMAVAELRTALGGRAEGLHTVVCVAPWPSADPDDAPSVRTVPGATALCTLPWGATSLSLALLLRLRATDVLAPATTAASRLLERAGHRNGPPVAAGIAAPRAGLADLGTAWEEASASARAALAEPRLGPVARWASIGPFRLLTALPPGAAHDPAVGPLLSPAQTELARTAEVYLDCAGQAGRTAAELGIHRQTLYYRLSRVERLTGLDLDDGEDRLLLHMALKAHRL; from the coding sequence ATGTATGAAGGGCTCCCGGTTTTGCGGCAGAATGCCCGGGTGACGTCGGAATACAGGGATGACTACCAGGAGCTGGTGGACGAGATCTCGGAGCTGCTCGGCGCTCCGGCGACCCTGGAGAACCGTGACTTCGAGCTGATCGCCTTCGGCGCGTACGACAGCGAGGGCGACCTCGATCCGTCCGCGCTGGACCCGGTGCGCGCCCGCTCGATCCTGACCCGCCGTTCGACGGCCGCCGTCCGCTCCTGGTTCGAGGGCTTCGGCATCACCCGCGCCACCGGCCCGGTCCGCATCCCGCGCACCCCGGAGGCGGGAGTGCACCGGGGACGGATCTGCCTTCCGGTACGCCATCGGGGGGTCGCCCTCGGCTACGTCTGGCTGCTGGAGGACGAGCCGGGCCCCTCGGAGCAGCAGCTCGGCGCGGCCATGGGGGTGACGGCGCGGATCGGGGCGCTGCTCGCGGACGAGGCGCAGCACGGCGCCGACCTCACCCGGGAACTGCGGGCGGTGCTCACGGCCGACCGGGACTGGCAGCGGGAGATGGCGGTCGCCGAGCTGCGCACCGCCCTCGGCGGCCGCGCCGAGGGCCTGCACACGGTGGTCTGTGTCGCCCCCTGGCCCTCCGCCGACCCCGACGACGCCCCGTCGGTGCGTACGGTCCCGGGCGCGACGGCGCTGTGCACCCTGCCCTGGGGCGCCACCTCCCTGTCGCTCGCCCTGCTGCTGCGGCTGCGCGCGACGGACGTACTGGCCCCGGCGACGACGGCGGCCTCACGGCTGCTGGAGCGGGCGGGACACCGGAACGGCCCCCCGGTGGCCGCCGGGATCGCCGCGCCCCGCGCGGGCCTCGCCGACCTGGGCACGGCGTGGGAGGAGGCGTCGGCGTCGGCGCGGGCGGCGCTGGCCGAACCCCGGCTCGGACCGGTCGCCCGGTGGGCGTCGATCGGCCCCTTCCGGCTGCTGACCGCGCTGCCGCCGGGGGCCGCCCACGACCCCGCCGTCGGCCCCCTGCTCTCCCCCGCGCAGACCGAACTCGCCCGCACCGCCGAGGTCTACCTGGACTGCGCGGGCCAGGCCGGCCGGACCGCCGCCGAGCTGGGCATCCACCGGCAGACGCTGTACTACCGCCTGTCCCGCGTCGAGCGGCTCACCGGCCTGGACCTGGACGACGGGGAGGACCGCCTGCTGCTGCACATGGCGCTCAAGGCGCACCGCCTGTAG
- the serA gene encoding phosphoglycerate dehydrogenase, with translation MSSKPVVLIAEELSPATVDALGPDFEIRQCNGADRAELLPAIADVDAILIRSATKVDAEAIAAANRLKVVARAGVGLDNVDVSAATKAGVMVVNAPTSNIVTAAELACGLIVATARHIPQANAALKNGEWKRSKYTGVELAEKTLGVVGLGRIGALVAQRMSGFGMKVVAYDPYIQPARAAQMGVKVLSLDELLEVSDFITVHLPKTPETVGLIGDEALRKVKPSVRVINAARGGIVDEEALYSALKEGRVAGAGLDVYAKEPCTDSPLFEFDQVVCTPHLGASTDEAQEKAGIAVARSVRLALAGELVPDAVNVQGGVIAEDVKPGLPLAERLGRIFTALAGEVAVRLDVEVYGEITQHDVKVLELSALKGVFEDVVDETVSYVNAPLFAQERGVEVRLTTSSESADHRNVVTVRGTLSDGEEISVSGTLAGPKHVQKIVAVGDYDVDLALADHMVVLRYEDRPGVVGTVGRILGEAGINIAGMQVARAAVGGEALAVLTVDDTVNPAVLGELAAEVGATSARSVNLV, from the coding sequence GTGAGCTCGAAACCCGTCGTACTCATCGCTGAAGAGCTGTCGCCCGCCACCGTCGACGCACTCGGGCCGGACTTCGAGATCCGCCAGTGCAACGGCGCGGACCGCGCGGAACTGCTCCCGGCCATCGCCGACGTGGACGCGATCCTGATCCGCTCGGCCACCAAGGTCGACGCCGAGGCGATCGCCGCCGCGAACAGGCTCAAGGTCGTCGCCCGCGCCGGCGTCGGCCTCGACAACGTCGACGTCTCCGCCGCCACCAAGGCCGGCGTGATGGTCGTCAACGCCCCCACCTCGAACATCGTGACCGCCGCCGAGCTGGCCTGCGGTCTGATCGTCGCCACCGCCCGCCACATCCCGCAGGCCAACGCCGCGCTGAAGAACGGCGAGTGGAAGCGCAGCAAGTACACGGGCGTCGAGCTCGCCGAGAAGACCCTCGGTGTCGTGGGCCTGGGGCGGATCGGCGCCCTCGTCGCGCAGCGGATGTCCGGCTTCGGCATGAAGGTCGTCGCCTACGACCCCTACATCCAGCCCGCGCGGGCCGCGCAGATGGGCGTCAAGGTCCTGTCGCTGGACGAGCTGCTCGAGGTCTCCGACTTCATCACCGTCCACCTGCCGAAGACCCCCGAGACCGTCGGCCTCATCGGCGACGAGGCGCTGCGCAAGGTCAAGCCGAGCGTGCGCGTCATCAACGCCGCGCGCGGCGGCATCGTCGACGAGGAGGCGCTGTACTCGGCGCTCAAGGAGGGCCGGGTCGCCGGCGCCGGCCTGGACGTGTACGCCAAGGAGCCGTGCACCGACTCCCCGCTCTTCGAGTTCGACCAGGTCGTCTGCACCCCGCACCTCGGTGCCTCCACCGACGAGGCGCAGGAGAAGGCCGGTATCGCCGTCGCCCGCTCGGTGCGCCTCGCGCTCGCCGGCGAGCTGGTCCCGGACGCGGTGAACGTGCAGGGCGGGGTCATCGCCGAGGACGTCAAGCCGGGTCTGCCGCTCGCCGAGCGCCTCGGCCGGATCTTCACCGCGCTCGCCGGTGAGGTCGCGGTCCGCCTGGACGTCGAGGTGTACGGCGAGATCACCCAGCACGATGTGAAGGTGCTGGAGCTGTCCGCCCTCAAGGGTGTCTTCGAGGACGTCGTCGACGAGACCGTGTCCTACGTCAACGCCCCGCTGTTCGCCCAGGAGCGCGGCGTCGAGGTGCGGCTGACCACCAGCTCGGAGTCGGCCGACCACCGCAACGTGGTCACCGTGCGCGGCACCCTCTCCGACGGCGAGGAGATCTCCGTCTCCGGCACGCTGGCCGGCCCCAAGCACGTCCAGAAGATCGTCGCCGTCGGCGACTACGACGTGGACCTCGCCCTCGCCGACCACATGGTCGTCCTGCGCTACGAGGACCGTCCGGGTGTCGTCGGCACCGTGGGCCGCATCCTCGGCGAGGCGGGCATCAACATCGCCGGCATGCAGGTCGCCCGGGCGGCGGTCGGCGGCGAGGCGCTCGCCGTGCTGACGGTCGACGACACGGTGAACCCCGCGGTGCTGGGCGAGCTGGCCGCGGAGGTCGGGGCGACCTCGGCGCGCTCCGTCAACCTGGTCTGA
- the ilvC gene encoding ketol-acid reductoisomerase, which yields MAELFYDADADLSIIQGRKVAVIGYGSQGHAHALSLRDSGVDVRVGLHEGSKSKAKAEEQGLRVVTPSEAAAEADVIMILVPDPIQAQVYEEHIKDNLKDGDALFFGHGLNIRYGFIKPPAGVDVCMVAPKGPGHLVRRQYEEGRGVPCIAAVEQDATGSAFALALSYAKGIGGTRAGVIKTTFTEETETDLFGEQAVLCGGTAALVKAGFETLTEAGYQPEIAYFECLHELKLIVDLMYEGGLEKMRWSISETAEWGDYVTGPRIITDATKAEMKKVLAEIQDGTFAKNWMDEYHGGLKKYNEYKQQDSEHLLETTGKELRKLMSWVDEEA from the coding sequence GTGGCCGAGCTGTTCTACGACGCCGACGCCGACCTGTCCATCATCCAGGGCCGCAAGGTCGCGGTCATCGGGTACGGCAGCCAGGGCCACGCCCACGCCCTGTCGCTCCGTGACTCGGGTGTCGACGTGCGCGTCGGTCTGCACGAGGGCTCCAAGTCCAAGGCCAAGGCCGAGGAGCAGGGCCTGCGCGTGGTGACCCCGTCCGAGGCCGCCGCCGAGGCCGACGTCATCATGATCCTGGTCCCGGACCCGATCCAGGCGCAGGTCTACGAGGAGCACATCAAGGACAACCTGAAGGACGGCGACGCGCTGTTCTTCGGCCACGGCCTGAACATCCGCTACGGCTTCATCAAGCCCCCGGCCGGCGTGGACGTCTGCATGGTCGCCCCCAAGGGCCCGGGCCACCTGGTGCGCCGTCAGTACGAGGAGGGCCGCGGCGTCCCCTGCATCGCGGCCGTCGAGCAGGACGCCACCGGCAGCGCGTTCGCGCTGGCCCTGTCGTACGCCAAGGGCATCGGCGGCACCCGCGCGGGCGTCATCAAGACGACCTTCACCGAGGAGACCGAGACCGACCTGTTCGGTGAGCAGGCCGTCCTCTGCGGTGGCACCGCGGCGCTGGTCAAGGCGGGCTTCGAGACGCTGACCGAGGCCGGTTACCAGCCGGAGATCGCCTACTTCGAGTGCCTGCACGAGCTGAAGCTGATCGTGGACCTCATGTACGAGGGCGGCCTGGAGAAGATGCGCTGGTCGATCTCCGAGACCGCCGAGTGGGGCGACTACGTCACCGGTCCGCGGATCATCACCGACGCCACCAAGGCGGAGATGAAGAAGGTCCTCGCCGAGATCCAGGACGGCACCTTCGCCAAGAACTGGATGGACGAGTACCACGGCGGTCTGAAGAAGTACAACGAGTACAAGCAGCAGGACTCCGAGCACCTGCTGGAGACCACCGGCAAGGAGCTGCGCAAGCTCATGAGCTGGGTCGACGAGGAGGCGTAA
- the ilvN gene encoding acetolactate synthase small subunit, translated as MSKHTLSVLVENTPGILARIAALFSRRGFNIDSLAVGVTEHPDISRITIVVSVEEFPLEQVTKQLNKLVNVLKIVELEPGQAVQRELVLVKVRADNETRSQIVEIVQLFRAKTVDVSPEAVTIEATGSSDKLSAMLKMLEPFGIKELVQSGTIAIGRGARSITDRSLRALDRSA; from the coding sequence ATGTCCAAGCACACGCTCTCCGTCCTGGTGGAGAACACCCCGGGCATCCTGGCCCGGATCGCCGCCCTGTTCTCGCGCCGCGGCTTCAACATCGACTCGCTCGCGGTCGGCGTCACCGAACACCCCGACATCTCCCGCATCACCATCGTGGTGAGCGTCGAGGAGTTCCCGCTGGAGCAGGTCACCAAGCAGCTCAACAAGCTCGTCAACGTGCTGAAGATCGTCGAACTCGAACCCGGGCAGGCGGTCCAGCGCGAACTCGTTCTGGTGAAGGTGCGCGCGGACAACGAGACGCGCTCCCAGATCGTCGAGATCGTCCAGCTGTTCCGCGCCAAGACCGTGGACGTCTCGCCGGAGGCCGTGACCATCGAGGCCACCGGAAGCAGCGACAAGCTGTCCGCCATGCTCAAGATGCTGGAGCCGTTCGGCATCAAGGAGCTCGTCCAGTCCGGCACGATCGCGATCGGCCGCGGTGCCCGCTCGATCACGGACCGGTCGCTGCGCGCCCTGGACCGGTCGGCGTAA
- a CDS encoding acetolactate synthase large subunit, whose amino-acid sequence MTEQASGAPHPQPRPRSGGQSAPVEHVTGAQSLIRSLEEVGADTVFGIPGGTILPAYDPLMDSTRVRHVLVRHEQGAGHAATGYAQATGKVGVCMATSGPGATNLVTPIGDAHMDSVPLVAITGQVVSKSIGTDAFQEADIVGITMPITKHSFLVTKAEDIPRVIAQAFHIASTGRPGPVLVDIPKDVLQAKTTFSWPPTMDLPGYRPVTKPHAKQIREAAKLITAAKRPVLYVGGGVLKARATAELKVLAELTGAPVTTTLMALGAFPDSHPLHVGMPGMHGSVTAVTALQKADLIVALGARFDDRVTGKLDSFAPHAKIVHADIDPAEIGKNRAADVPIVGDAREVIADLVQAVQKEHAEGHHGDYTAWWNDLNRWRETYPLGYDLPQDGSLSPQQVIERIGQLAPEGTVFAAGVGQHQMWAAHFIAYDKPATWLNSGGAGTMGYAVPAAMGAKTGAPDRTVWAIDGDGCFQMTNQELTTCALNNIPIKVAIINNGALGMVRQWQTLFYNQRYSNTVLHSGPDDVNPEARGTRVPDFVKLSEAMGCYAIRCEDPADLDKVIEEANSVNDRPVVVDFIVHEDAMVWPMVAAGTSNDEIMAARDVRPDFGDNEDD is encoded by the coding sequence ATGACCGAGCAGGCCTCCGGGGCCCCTCACCCTCAGCCGCGGCCCCGATCCGGAGGACAGTCCGCCCCCGTCGAGCACGTCACGGGCGCGCAGTCCCTCATCCGCTCTCTCGAGGAGGTCGGCGCCGACACGGTATTCGGCATTCCCGGCGGCACGATCCTTCCGGCCTACGACCCGCTGATGGACTCCACCCGGGTGCGCCACGTGCTGGTCCGGCACGAGCAGGGCGCCGGCCACGCGGCCACCGGTTACGCGCAGGCCACCGGCAAGGTCGGCGTCTGCATGGCGACCTCCGGCCCCGGCGCCACCAACCTGGTCACGCCGATCGGCGACGCGCACATGGACTCCGTGCCGCTGGTCGCGATCACCGGCCAGGTCGTCTCCAAGTCGATCGGCACGGACGCCTTCCAGGAGGCGGACATCGTCGGCATCACCATGCCGATCACCAAGCACAGCTTCCTGGTCACCAAGGCCGAGGACATCCCGCGGGTGATCGCCCAGGCGTTCCACATCGCCTCCACCGGCCGCCCCGGCCCGGTGCTGGTCGACATCCCCAAGGACGTCCTCCAGGCGAAGACCACCTTCTCCTGGCCGCCCACCATGGACCTGCCCGGCTACCGGCCCGTCACCAAGCCGCACGCCAAGCAGATCCGCGAGGCCGCCAAGCTGATCACCGCCGCGAAGCGGCCGGTCCTCTACGTCGGCGGCGGCGTCCTCAAGGCGCGGGCCACCGCCGAGCTGAAGGTCCTCGCCGAACTCACCGGAGCGCCCGTCACCACCACCCTGATGGCGCTCGGCGCGTTCCCCGACAGCCACCCGCTGCACGTGGGAATGCCGGGCATGCACGGTTCGGTCACCGCCGTCACCGCGCTGCAGAAGGCCGACCTGATCGTCGCCCTCGGAGCCCGCTTCGACGACCGCGTCACCGGCAAGCTGGACAGCTTCGCCCCGCACGCCAAGATCGTCCACGCCGACATCGACCCCGCCGAGATCGGCAAGAACCGCGCCGCCGACGTGCCGATCGTCGGTGACGCCCGCGAGGTCATCGCCGACCTCGTCCAGGCCGTCCAGAAGGAGCACGCCGAGGGTCACCACGGCGACTACACCGCCTGGTGGAACGACCTGAACCGCTGGCGCGAGACCTACCCCCTCGGCTACGACCTGCCCCAGGACGGCTCGCTCTCCCCGCAGCAGGTCATCGAGCGCATCGGGCAGCTCGCGCCCGAGGGCACGGTGTTCGCGGCGGGCGTCGGCCAGCACCAGATGTGGGCCGCGCACTTCATCGCGTACGACAAGCCCGCCACCTGGCTGAACTCCGGCGGCGCCGGAACCATGGGCTACGCCGTCCCGGCCGCCATGGGCGCCAAGACCGGCGCGCCCGACCGCACCGTCTGGGCGATCGACGGCGACGGCTGCTTCCAGATGACCAACCAGGAACTCACCACCTGCGCCCTGAACAACATCCCGATCAAGGTCGCCATCATCAACAACGGCGCCCTCGGGATGGTCCGCCAGTGGCAGACCCTCTTCTACAACCAGCGGTACTCCAACACGGTGCTGCACTCCGGTCCCGACGACGTCAACCCGGAGGCCAGGGGCACCCGCGTCCCCGACTTCGTGAAGCTGTCGGAGGCCATGGGCTGTTACGCGATCCGCTGCGAGGACCCGGCCGACCTCGACAAGGTCATCGAGGAGGCGAACTCCGTCAACGACCGTCCGGTCGTCGTGGACTTCATCGTCCACGAGGACGCGATGGTGTGGCCGATGGTCGCCGCCGGCACCTCCAACGACGAGATCATGGCCGCCCGGGACGTCCGCCCCGACTTCGGCGACAACGAAGACGACTGA